The following coding sequences are from one Coleofasciculaceae cyanobacterium window:
- a CDS encoding tyrosine-type recombinase/integrase: protein MTLYTYPKLTDAKRDVELIRLWISQKSLTTQKTYITISRQFLTFVGKDLQEVKLEDILLWLESFQLRGKSQNTINNKLAAIKSLFSFGVKTGYLFANPASMIKTTKAKDALNERILQAEEVKNLINAATNERDRAILILLYILGLRISELVGLNWSDFQPTSEAIAVTIFGKGHKTRTLLIGNQLWSELQQLTKSDRTEAVFLSRFGNRLDRHAIHRLIKKAVEKAGINPHTSAHWLRHAHACHSLNNGAGIDLLMKSLGHSSLAVTSRYLHVQPSECTSKFIDLD, encoded by the coding sequence ATGACCCTTTATACCTATCCAAAGCTAACCGACGCGAAAAGAGATGTGGAATTGATTAGATTGTGGATTTCCCAAAAGTCCCTAACTACTCAAAAGACTTATATTACTATCAGTAGGCAATTCCTCACCTTTGTGGGAAAAGATTTACAAGAGGTGAAGCTGGAAGATATTTTGTTGTGGTTGGAATCGTTTCAACTGCGCGGTAAAAGTCAGAATACGATTAACAATAAATTGGCTGCTATTAAGTCTTTGTTTAGCTTTGGGGTGAAAACTGGCTATTTGTTCGCTAATCCCGCATCAATGATTAAGACTACCAAGGCTAAAGATGCCTTGAATGAAAGGATTTTACAAGCTGAAGAGGTTAAAAACTTAATTAATGCAGCTACCAATGAACGCGATCGCGCTATTCTCATTCTTTTATATATCTTGGGCTTGAGAATATCTGAGCTAGTAGGTTTGAATTGGTCGGATTTTCAACCGACCTCCGAAGCGATCGCTGTAACCATATTCGGTAAGGGTCATAAAACTAGAACTTTGTTAATAGGTAATCAGTTATGGTCGGAACTCCAGCAGCTGACTAAAAGTGATCGAACTGAAGCTGTGTTTTTATCGAGGTTTGGCAATCGGTTAGACCGTCATGCGATCCATCGGTTAATTAAGAAAGCAGTAGAGAAAGCAGGGATTAACCCCCATACTTCCGCTCACTGGCTGCGTCATGCCCATGCTTGTCATAGTTTGAATAATGGTGCAGGAATCGATCTGTTGATGAAGTCTCTAGGGCATAGTTCACTAGCGGTAACTTCGAGATACCTTCATGTGCAACCATCGGAGTGTACGAGTAAGTTTATCGATTTGGATTGA